In Amycolatopsis endophytica, the following are encoded in one genomic region:
- a CDS encoding M20 metallopeptidase family protein yields the protein MTGPTELPPLPDTRLAALRSEADALQPATVALRREIHRKPEQGLHLPRTQAAIRRALDGLPLEITEGKATTALTAVLRGEQDGPSILLRGDMDALPLQEDTGLEFASEVDATMHACGHDGHVAMLASAARLLSARRHELAGSVVFMFQPGEEGYHGARHMIHEGVLDAAGSRVERAFGIHLLSHVESGLITTRPGPLMASNDTFTVQVIGRGGHGSSPHNAIDPVPAAAAMVGALQTMVTRRISVFDPAVVSVTRIAAGTTTNIIPETAELTGTIRTLSEATRAQVKADLPAVCEAIGQAHGCRVLADVEPGYPVTVNDPDQALRVLDLAQRVLGRAELMADPIMGAEDFSYVLQRVPGAFAFLGACPPDVDPAEAPTNHSNRVRHDEGAFPAGVAMYAAFALDALAG from the coding sequence ATGACCGGACCCACCGAGTTGCCCCCATTGCCGGACACCCGCCTGGCCGCGTTGCGCTCCGAAGCCGACGCTCTGCAACCGGCCACGGTCGCGCTGCGCCGCGAGATCCATCGAAAGCCCGAACAGGGCCTCCATCTGCCGCGGACGCAGGCCGCCATCCGGCGGGCACTGGACGGTCTGCCGTTGGAGATCACCGAGGGCAAGGCCACGACGGCGCTCACCGCGGTGCTGCGTGGCGAGCAGGACGGTCCGTCGATCCTGCTGCGCGGCGACATGGACGCGCTGCCGCTGCAGGAGGACACCGGGCTCGAATTCGCCTCCGAAGTGGACGCAACGATGCACGCGTGCGGCCACGACGGGCACGTCGCGATGCTCGCCTCGGCCGCACGGCTGCTGTCGGCCCGCCGCCACGAGCTGGCCGGCTCGGTCGTGTTCATGTTCCAGCCCGGCGAGGAGGGCTACCACGGCGCGCGGCACATGATCCACGAAGGCGTGCTCGACGCGGCGGGTTCGCGGGTCGAGCGCGCGTTCGGGATCCACCTGCTCTCGCACGTCGAGTCCGGGCTGATCACCACGCGGCCCGGTCCGCTCATGGCCTCCAACGACACGTTCACCGTCCAGGTGATCGGCAGGGGCGGGCACGGTTCGAGCCCGCACAACGCGATCGACCCGGTGCCCGCCGCCGCCGCGATGGTCGGGGCGCTGCAAACCATGGTGACGCGGCGGATCAGCGTGTTCGACCCGGCGGTGGTGTCGGTGACGCGCATCGCGGCGGGCACCACGACGAACATCATCCCGGAGACGGCCGAGCTGACCGGCACGATCCGGACGCTGTCCGAGGCCACCCGCGCCCAGGTGAAGGCCGATCTTCCCGCGGTGTGCGAGGCGATCGGGCAGGCGCACGGCTGCCGTGTGCTGGCCGACGTCGAACCCGGCTACCCGGTCACGGTCAACGATCCGGACCAGGCGCTGCGGGTGCTCGACCTCGCCCAGCGCGTGCTCGGCCGCGCCGAGCTGATGGCCGATCCGATCATGGGCGCCGAGGACTTCTCCTATGTGCTGCAACGGGTCCCGGGCGCGTTCGCGTTCCTCGGCGCGTGCCCGCCGGACGTCGATCCGGCCGAGGCGCCGACCAACCACTCCAATCGGGTACGCCACGATGAAGGCGCCTTCCCGGCCGGGGTCGCGATGTATGCGGCCTTCGCCCTCGACGCACTGGCAGGATGA
- a CDS encoding prephenate dehydrogenase, with the protein MRDVCVIGLGLIGGSVLRAAAAVGRQVWGATSAAADAEASVAEGFDASTDVAAALRRAAEREALVVLAVPLTAVEEVLRTVDEHAPSCLLTDVTSVKTGVLTAARALAPSARFVGGHPMAGTAESGWRAGNAALFGGAAWVVCVEDDTDLGAWAEVARFAIDLGAHVVPLTAASHDEAVARISHLPHLLAAVLASVGADGGPVAMALAAGSYTDATRVAATRPGLVRAMTEGNRDALLPVLDEALGRLGAMRGSLASTGGLAVSINSGHEGARALADARQATPSGVRVALGAPDARDGLRALGERGGRITALADDTVIGEVR; encoded by the coding sequence GTGCGAGACGTATGCGTGATCGGGCTCGGGTTGATCGGCGGCTCGGTGCTGCGCGCGGCAGCGGCGGTCGGACGGCAGGTCTGGGGCGCCACCTCGGCGGCAGCCGACGCCGAAGCATCCGTCGCTGAGGGTTTCGACGCCTCGACGGACGTGGCGGCCGCGCTGCGGCGGGCCGCCGAACGGGAGGCGCTGGTCGTGCTGGCCGTGCCGCTGACCGCGGTCGAGGAGGTGCTGCGGACTGTCGACGAGCACGCCCCGTCGTGCCTGCTCACCGACGTGACCAGCGTGAAGACCGGTGTGCTGACCGCGGCGCGCGCGCTCGCCCCGTCGGCCCGGTTCGTCGGCGGGCACCCGATGGCGGGCACCGCGGAGTCCGGGTGGCGGGCCGGCAACGCGGCGTTGTTCGGCGGCGCGGCGTGGGTGGTGTGCGTGGAGGACGACACCGATCTGGGCGCGTGGGCGGAGGTCGCCCGGTTCGCGATCGATCTCGGCGCGCACGTGGTCCCGCTGACCGCGGCCTCGCATGACGAGGCCGTCGCCCGGATCTCTCACCTGCCACACCTGCTGGCCGCGGTGCTGGCTTCGGTCGGCGCGGACGGCGGCCCGGTCGCGATGGCACTGGCCGCCGGCTCCTACACCGACGCCACGCGGGTCGCCGCCACCCGGCCCGGACTCGTGCGCGCGATGACCGAGGGGAACCGGGACGCCCTGCTCCCGGTGCTCGACGAGGCACTCGGACGCCTCGGCGCCATGCGGGGATCGCTGGCCTCCACCGGCGGCCTCGCGGTCAGCATCAACTCGGGGCACGAAGGCGCGCGGGCACTGGCGGACGCCAGGCAGGCGACACCGTCGGGCGTCCGCGTCGCGCTGGGCGCGCCGGACGCCCGCGACGGCCTGCGCGCGCTCGGCGAGCGCGGCGGCCGTATCACCGCTCTCGCCGACGACACCGTCATCGGCGAGGTGCGGTAG
- a CDS encoding antitoxin, with the protein MGINFDEIKKKAQQALDQNADKIESGIDKASGFAKSRFGQHSGKIDNVTGKAKDFLHKNQSGDDPGPGPQGGPGPSGPQSGPTSQP; encoded by the coding sequence ATGGGCATCAACTTCGATGAGATCAAGAAGAAGGCGCAGCAGGCGCTCGACCAGAACGCCGACAAGATCGAGAGCGGTATCGACAAGGCCAGCGGCTTCGCGAAGTCGAGGTTCGGCCAGCACTCCGGCAAGATCGACAACGTGACGGGGAAGGCGAAGGACTTCCTGCACAAGAACCAGTCCGGCGATGACCCCGGCCCCGGACCGCAGGGCGGACCCGGCCCGTCCGGACCCCAGTCCGGCCCGACCAGCCAGCCGTAA
- a CDS encoding SRPBCC family protein: MPAKTFTFEVTRTSTAAPATLFRLETDGARWSEWAKPLIVVSRWDRWADPVGGVGAIRAVGAWPLLMREETLEYEQDRRHVYTLAEPAAVRDYRGEVLFEPHGTGTRLTWRGSFREKVPGTGPIAHAALRTAIKFLSAKLVKAAER; this comes from the coding sequence ATGCCCGCCAAGACGTTCACCTTCGAGGTCACCCGCACCAGCACGGCCGCGCCCGCGACCCTGTTCCGGCTGGAGACCGACGGCGCGCGCTGGTCCGAGTGGGCGAAACCGCTCATCGTCGTGTCCCGGTGGGACCGGTGGGCCGACCCGGTGGGCGGCGTGGGGGCGATCCGGGCCGTCGGGGCGTGGCCGCTGCTGATGCGTGAGGAGACGCTGGAGTACGAGCAGGACCGGCGTCACGTCTACACGCTGGCCGAGCCCGCGGCGGTGCGCGACTACCGCGGCGAGGTGCTGTTCGAGCCCCACGGCACCGGCACGCGGCTGACCTGGCGCGGCTCGTTCCGGGAAAAGGTCCCTGGCACCGGCCCGATCGCGCACGCCGCGCTCCGCACGGCGATCAAGTTCCTGTCCGCGAAGCTGGTGAAGGCCGCCGAACGCTAA
- a CDS encoding CHAT domain-containing protein, which translates to MSEAETGSAAAGLRHLDDALALTGRLRPGASQRVLRALVGAQRALVLGRVGRLGEALALFDEILPVLEGEADDNGLSLTRNLMNRANIHIELHNPGEALADLTRCLELATKHGLFRLEGKVRHLLGEQGQLVGDIPGALRHYEHAARIYADAADGWLARLRVDQARALLVAGLSEDAARHLDDVLPELYSSRNTQDIAEAEVARSAAAILDGDLALARRLAGRARRRFLSRGNDRWAEVAALTRLRADATETLGGARKPPARLVTTLITHADRLAGMALRDEAAVARLLAVRLLVRRGDVGTAADLLARVPRPRRTTPIDHVMLLRLCRAELAVATGRPRAALAQARGGFTELSRVRDRMGGLDLVCGTAVHGQELGRLAVGLVLGNTRGHAGARRLFAWQERTRAQVYRYEPLPAIDDPVLARLITEMRQVQRLAQQNRLDGKPVTALEQRYARLQREAGRLGWYTSPWGRPRPVSSPEEVAAELGDRVLVSLIGQGGELSAVVVRDGRFALVRLGALDEVVEITRQLHADLNALAPDHLPKPLVAAVTASAEKRARLLDEQVVRPLADAIGDRELVIVPTGPLYALPWSALPSLRGRPLSIAPSATAWVTAMNRKLIDPVVLVGGPGVPGAIGEVKQLRSVYPSAKLVDGESATSSAVLEALDGSGLAHLVAHGAHEPANALFSRLELVDGPLFAHETAQLRRPPDRVVLAACELAMSHIRPGEEALGFAGALLASGSRTIVGAIARVGDRAAAEAMTDLHRRLAAGTPPALALAHATAADPLRRPFLVLGAG; encoded by the coding sequence ATGTCCGAGGCCGAGACCGGATCGGCCGCGGCGGGCCTTCGCCACCTGGACGACGCCCTCGCGCTGACCGGGCGACTGCGCCCCGGTGCCTCCCAGCGGGTGCTGCGCGCGCTGGTCGGCGCCCAGCGCGCGCTCGTGCTGGGCCGGGTGGGGCGCCTCGGCGAGGCGCTGGCGTTGTTCGACGAGATCCTGCCCGTGCTCGAAGGGGAAGCCGACGACAACGGGCTTTCGCTCACCCGCAATCTGATGAACCGCGCCAACATCCACATCGAACTGCACAATCCGGGCGAGGCCCTGGCCGACCTGACCCGCTGCCTGGAACTCGCGACGAAGCACGGGCTGTTCCGGCTGGAGGGCAAGGTCCGGCACCTGCTCGGGGAACAGGGACAGCTCGTCGGTGACATCCCCGGCGCGCTGCGCCACTACGAGCACGCGGCGCGGATCTACGCGGACGCGGCGGACGGGTGGCTGGCGCGCCTGCGGGTGGACCAGGCCAGAGCGCTGCTCGTCGCCGGTCTGTCCGAGGACGCGGCACGGCACCTCGACGACGTCCTGCCCGAGCTGTATTCCAGCCGCAACACGCAGGACATCGCCGAGGCCGAGGTCGCCCGCTCGGCGGCCGCGATCCTGGACGGCGACCTGGCACTGGCGCGGCGGCTGGCCGGACGCGCACGGCGGCGTTTCCTGAGCCGCGGCAACGACCGCTGGGCCGAGGTGGCCGCGTTGACCCGGCTGCGGGCCGACGCCACCGAGACGCTCGGTGGCGCCCGCAAACCACCGGCGCGGCTCGTCACGACGCTCATCACGCACGCGGACCGGCTGGCCGGGATGGCGTTGCGGGACGAGGCCGCGGTCGCCAGGCTGCTCGCCGTGCGGCTGCTGGTGCGCCGCGGCGACGTGGGAACGGCCGCGGACCTGCTCGCGCGCGTGCCGAGACCGCGCCGCACCACGCCGATCGACCACGTCATGCTGCTGCGCCTGTGCCGCGCCGAGCTGGCCGTGGCGACCGGCCGTCCACGCGCCGCGCTGGCGCAGGCCCGCGGCGGGTTCACCGAGCTGAGCCGGGTCCGGGACCGCATGGGCGGGCTGGACCTGGTGTGCGGAACCGCGGTGCACGGCCAGGAACTGGGGCGCCTGGCGGTCGGGCTGGTGCTGGGCAACACCCGCGGGCACGCGGGCGCGCGACGGCTGTTCGCGTGGCAGGAGCGGACCCGCGCGCAGGTCTACCGCTACGAACCGCTGCCCGCGATCGACGATCCGGTGCTCGCCCGGCTCATCACCGAGATGCGGCAGGTGCAGCGGCTCGCCCAGCAGAACCGTCTCGACGGCAAGCCGGTGACGGCGCTCGAACAGCGGTACGCCCGGCTGCAGCGCGAAGCGGGCCGTCTCGGCTGGTACACCAGCCCGTGGGGACGTCCGCGGCCGGTCAGCTCGCCCGAGGAGGTCGCCGCCGAGCTGGGTGACCGCGTGCTGGTCAGCCTGATCGGGCAGGGCGGTGAGCTGTCCGCGGTGGTCGTGCGGGACGGCCGGTTCGCGCTGGTCCGGCTGGGTGCCCTGGACGAGGTCGTGGAGATCACCAGGCAGCTGCACGCCGACCTGAACGCCCTCGCCCCGGACCACCTGCCGAAACCGCTGGTCGCGGCGGTCACGGCGTCGGCGGAGAAGCGTGCGCGGCTGCTCGACGAGCAGGTGGTGCGGCCGTTGGCCGACGCGATCGGCGACCGCGAGCTGGTGATCGTGCCGACCGGGCCGCTGTACGCGCTGCCGTGGTCCGCGCTGCCGTCGTTGCGGGGACGCCCGCTGTCGATCGCGCCGTCGGCGACGGCGTGGGTGACCGCGATGAACCGTAAGCTGATCGATCCGGTCGTGCTGGTCGGCGGACCGGGGGTACCGGGTGCGATCGGAGAGGTGAAGCAACTGCGCTCGGTGTACCCGTCGGCGAAGCTGGTCGACGGCGAGTCGGCGACCAGCTCGGCGGTGCTGGAGGCGCTCGACGGCTCGGGCCTGGCGCACCTGGTCGCGCATGGCGCGCACGAACCGGCCAACGCGTTGTTCTCCCGGCTCGAACTGGTCGACGGGCCGTTGTTCGCGCACGAGACCGCGCAGCTGCGGCGCCCGCCTGACCGAGTCGTGCTGGCCGCGTGCGAGCTGGCGATGAGCCATATCCGGCCGGGCGAGGAGGCACTGGGCTTCGCCGGTGCGTTGCTGGCGAGCGGGTCACGCACGATCGTCGGGGCCATCGCGCGCGTGGGCGACCGCGCGGCGGCGGAGGCGATGACCGATCTGCACCGGCGCCTGGCCGCGGGCACCCCGCCCGCGCTGGCCCTGGCCCACGCCACCGCCGCCGACCCGCTCCGCCGCCCCTTCCTCGTCCTCGGCGCCGGTTAG
- a CDS encoding carboxypeptidase regulatory-like domain-containing protein, with translation MNDIQGPGGGAHPDDEGLLADLGRVLAAVDPPPEGLVERVQFALELENLDFEIAQWERAEPALAGVRSITDEGTITFTVSDLTVMINLTRIGQCHRIDGWLVPAGSHGVEVRVAEHGSSATIADEGGRFVLDEVPRGTTQIVISVGGVSSRRTVVTPAVVL, from the coding sequence ATGAACGACATCCAGGGGCCCGGAGGTGGGGCGCATCCCGATGACGAAGGGCTCCTGGCCGATCTCGGCCGGGTGCTGGCCGCCGTCGATCCGCCGCCCGAAGGTCTCGTCGAGCGCGTGCAGTTCGCCCTCGAACTGGAGAACCTCGACTTCGAGATCGCCCAGTGGGAGCGGGCCGAACCGGCGCTGGCCGGTGTCCGCAGCATCACCGACGAGGGCACGATCACGTTCACGGTCAGCGATCTCACGGTGATGATCAACCTGACCCGGATCGGGCAGTGCCACCGCATCGACGGCTGGCTCGTCCCGGCCGGTTCGCACGGTGTCGAGGTCAGGGTGGCCGAGCACGGTTCGTCGGCGACCATCGCGGACGAGGGCGGCCGGTTCGTGCTCGACGAGGTGCCGCGCGGGACGACCCAGATCGTGATCTCGGTCGGCGGGGTCAGCAGCCGCCGGACGGTCGTCACGCCCGCCGTCGTCCTGTAG
- a CDS encoding RNA polymerase sigma factor, producing MTEARTAEADPSWEGLRGPELFEACLEAARAGNRQALNRLVAELTPLVWNVARGQGLDTHSAEDVVQTVWLALVSHLDRLREPKALAGWLVVTARHESQRVRGRKPPPVPLTDELAETVQSTEPAPEAEVLRTERDQRLWLAFRRLPQRCQELLRLTVLAGRAEYRLVAEALQMPRGSIGPNRGRCLKTMRELLDIEGGSA from the coding sequence GTGACGGAAGCGAGGACCGCCGAGGCGGATCCCTCCTGGGAGGGACTCCGCGGACCCGAGCTGTTCGAGGCCTGCCTGGAGGCTGCCCGCGCGGGCAACAGACAAGCCCTGAACCGTCTGGTCGCCGAGCTGACGCCGCTCGTGTGGAACGTCGCGCGTGGTCAGGGTCTGGACACGCATTCGGCCGAGGACGTGGTCCAGACCGTGTGGCTGGCGCTGGTCAGCCATCTGGACCGGCTGCGGGAACCGAAAGCGCTGGCAGGCTGGCTGGTGGTCACGGCCCGCCACGAGTCGCAGCGGGTGCGTGGCCGCAAGCCGCCGCCGGTGCCCCTGACCGACGAGCTGGCCGAGACCGTGCAGAGCACGGAACCGGCACCGGAGGCCGAGGTGCTGCGCACCGAACGCGACCAGCGGCTGTGGCTGGCGTTCCGCAGGCTTCCGCAGCGGTGCCAGGAACTGCTGCGGCTCACCGTGCTGGCCGGCCGCGCCGAGTACCGGCTCGTCGCCGAAGCGCTGCAGATGCCGCGCGGCAGCATCGGCCCGAACCGTGGCCGCTGCCTGAAGACGATGCGCGAACTGCTGGACATCGAAGGGGGCAGCGCATGA
- a CDS encoding protease inhibitor I42 family protein, translating into MAQIRLAQADSGETAQLRVGDTVELCLPEVRSSGYRWRWSLPDAVRVVADEHVRSRGVAPGEGSPGEGGVRRLALDVVGAGRHLLRAELARPWEVEPRRSVTFVLAVTTPNE; encoded by the coding sequence GTGGCACAGATCCGGCTCGCACAGGCGGATTCGGGGGAGACGGCACAGCTGCGTGTGGGGGACACGGTGGAGCTGTGCCTGCCGGAGGTCCGCTCGTCGGGTTACCGGTGGCGCTGGTCGCTGCCGGACGCGGTCCGCGTGGTGGCGGACGAGCACGTCCGGTCCAGGGGGGTGGCCCCGGGGGAGGGGTCACCGGGCGAGGGGGGCGTGCGCCGGCTGGCACTCGACGTCGTCGGGGCCGGCCGGCACCTGCTCCGGGCGGAGCTGGCGCGGCCGTGGGAGGTGGAGCCGCGTCGCTCCGTCACGTTCGTCCTGGCCGTGACTACTCCGAACGAGTGA
- a CDS encoding C1 family peptidase: MSSPRPFAEEIAAVRDSLATMGDPWRAGETVLSRLAGESRRVRLGVPAPSVAEVEARAELPGRMLEVALGAAGQRCTGLHAPGGTLPVKFDLRDVCGRSYVTPVKDQGESGSCSAFGTVATLEGTAAYTRRNTGMRLDLSEAHLFFGFAPGHRQEGDTGSWPDDLMGDCAAKGVTFEDYWPYSDEGSGALNPDWVNRVARAEGVVDLTQDPAAIKHHIYGYGPVTACMVIYDDFFHYAGGIYRATTTESNGGHCVALIGWDDEQNCWIAKNSWGTDWGESGFFRIAYGEAFIEDYPEPRPTTLGCTGVTLRAWLPPQRALRLFSAGAGEWVCLEQLGWVRLSGDAGGVGRQLALLAEARAGGHPVSPFLDHGVLTKVATTY, translated from the coding sequence ATGAGCTCTCCCCGGCCCTTCGCCGAGGAAATCGCCGCGGTTCGCGATTCCCTCGCCACGATGGGGGATCCGTGGCGGGCGGGGGAGACGGTGCTCAGCCGGCTGGCCGGTGAGTCGCGACGGGTGCGACTGGGGGTGCCGGCCCCGAGCGTGGCCGAGGTGGAAGCGCGGGCGGAACTGCCCGGGCGGATGCTGGAGGTCGCGCTCGGGGCCGCCGGCCAGCGCTGCACCGGCCTGCACGCGCCGGGCGGCACGCTGCCGGTCAAGTTCGACCTTCGCGACGTCTGCGGCCGCAGCTACGTGACGCCCGTCAAGGACCAGGGGGAGTCCGGGTCGTGCAGCGCCTTCGGCACCGTCGCGACACTGGAGGGGACAGCGGCCTACACGCGGCGCAACACGGGGATGCGCCTGGACCTGTCGGAGGCGCACCTGTTCTTCGGCTTCGCGCCGGGGCACCGCCAGGAGGGTGACACGGGGTCCTGGCCGGATGACCTGATGGGGGACTGCGCCGCGAAGGGCGTGACCTTCGAGGACTACTGGCCCTACTCGGACGAGGGAAGCGGCGCGCTGAACCCGGACTGGGTGAACCGCGTCGCCCGCGCCGAAGGGGTGGTCGACCTGACGCAGGACCCGGCCGCGATCAAGCACCACATCTACGGCTACGGCCCGGTCACCGCCTGCATGGTGATCTACGACGACTTCTTCCACTACGCGGGCGGTATCTACCGCGCGACCACCACGGAGAGCAACGGCGGGCACTGCGTCGCGCTCATCGGGTGGGACGACGAGCAGAACTGCTGGATCGCCAAGAACTCGTGGGGCACCGACTGGGGCGAGTCCGGCTTCTTCCGGATCGCCTACGGCGAGGCCTTCATCGAGGACTACCCGGAACCGCGGCCGACGACGCTCGGCTGCACCGGGGTCACCTTGCGCGCGTGGCTCCCGCCGCAGCGCGCGTTGCGCCTGTTCTCCGCCGGTGCGGGCGAATGGGTGTGTCTGGAGCAGCTGGGCTGGGTCCGGCTCTCGGGGGACGCCGGCGGCGTGGGCCGACAACTCGCGCTGCTGGCCGAGGCGCGGGCGGGCGGTCATCCCGTCAGCCCGTTCCTCGACCACGGCGTGCTGACCAAGGTTGCCACCACGTACTGA
- a CDS encoding SGNH/GDSL hydrolase family protein produces the protein MSTSRNLLATTATIALAPWLVAQGLRVRRTTPRLAGASGPSSGSVAGPGPLRLLVIGESTVDGVGAETHEEALTGQLASALARRWGRGIDWRVAGRTGANARTVAAELLAEACREPADLVVVALGVNDTIEMRSANRYRRDLLALVVAVRRALGPVPVLLAGVPPLGAFPSLPQPLRLVLGLRGAALDASAAALAALPGVTYCAVPREVVNPDLFAADGFHPGPAGYRRWAEKLAEAA, from the coding sequence GTGTCAACTTCACGAAATCTCCTGGCCACCACGGCCACCATCGCCCTCGCGCCGTGGCTCGTCGCGCAGGGACTGCGGGTTCGGCGGACCACGCCTCGCCTGGCTGGCGCGTCCGGGCCGTCGAGCGGGTCGGTGGCCGGGCCCGGACCGCTGCGCCTGCTGGTGATCGGTGAGTCCACAGTGGACGGCGTCGGGGCGGAGACCCACGAGGAGGCGCTGACCGGGCAGCTCGCGTCCGCTCTCGCGCGGCGGTGGGGGCGCGGGATCGACTGGCGCGTCGCGGGCCGGACCGGGGCGAACGCGCGGACCGTCGCGGCCGAGCTGCTCGCCGAGGCTTGCCGGGAGCCCGCCGATCTCGTGGTCGTGGCGCTCGGCGTGAACGACACCATCGAGATGCGCTCGGCGAACCGGTACCGGCGGGACCTGCTGGCGCTGGTGGTGGCGGTCCGCCGGGCGCTCGGTCCGGTGCCGGTGCTGCTCGCGGGTGTGCCGCCGCTGGGTGCGTTCCCCTCGTTGCCGCAGCCGTTGCGACTGGTGCTGGGCCTGCGGGGTGCCGCGCTGGACGCGTCCGCGGCGGCGCTCGCCGCGCTGCCAGGCGTCACGTACTGCGCGGTGCCACGCGAAGTGGTGAACCCGGACCTGTTCGCCGCCGACGGGTTCCACCCCGGTCCCGCCGGATACCGCCGTTGGGCGGAGAAGCTCGCCGAAGCGGCCTGA
- a CDS encoding NAD(P)-dependent oxidoreductase, with amino-acid sequence MKLTVFGASGGTGVEVVRQALAAGHQVTAVVRDPARLDVPSQARLEVVTADVFDPAGLVPAITGREVVISALGPREKGPSVICRDGTSSVMTAMGTAGVRRLVVVSNSGMHSDGDGWFTRQLVKPLLIRMLREAYADMGEMERRVSASGLDWTIVRPPKLTDKPHTGRIASETSGNVRGSFTISRADLADYVLRAAGNPGLAGVAVSVAGG; translated from the coding sequence ATGAAACTGACCGTGTTCGGCGCGTCCGGCGGAACGGGTGTCGAGGTGGTCCGGCAGGCGCTGGCCGCGGGGCACCAGGTGACGGCGGTGGTGCGCGATCCCGCCCGGCTGGACGTGCCGTCGCAGGCGCGGCTCGAGGTCGTGACCGCGGACGTGTTCGACCCGGCCGGTCTCGTGCCGGCGATCACCGGCCGGGAGGTCGTGATCTCCGCGCTGGGGCCGCGTGAGAAGGGGCCGAGTGTCATCTGCCGCGACGGGACGAGCAGCGTCATGACCGCGATGGGGACCGCGGGCGTGCGACGACTCGTGGTCGTGAGCAACAGCGGAATGCACTCCGACGGCGACGGCTGGTTCACCCGGCAGCTGGTCAAGCCCCTGCTGATCCGCATGCTGCGTGAGGCGTACGCGGACATGGGCGAGATGGAGCGGCGGGTGTCCGCCTCCGGGCTCGACTGGACGATCGTGCGCCCGCCGAAGCTCACCGACAAGCCGCACACCGGCCGGATCGCGAGCGAGACCAGCGGAAACGTACGCGGGAGCTTCACCATCTCGCGTGCCGACCTGGCCGACTACGTGCTGCGTGCGGCCGGGAATCCCGGGCTGGCGGGGGTGGCCGTGTCGGTCGCCGGTGGCTGA
- a CDS encoding TetR/AcrR family transcriptional regulator translates to MGTREKILAAATRIMREQGYARATTKEIARAAGFSEAALYKHFADKTEIFLGVLASQLPRLDAMLSDLTPGRGTLRGNLVRVTSTAIGFYAESFPIAASLFSSQDLLTAHRDAVHDHGAGPRTPVSRLSGYLRAERKLGRLPSTADPDSMAALLLGAAFQQGFLKHWDTEAVDATALARKLVKAVVPV, encoded by the coding sequence GTGGGCACCAGGGAGAAAATCCTCGCCGCGGCCACGCGGATCATGCGCGAGCAGGGGTACGCACGAGCCACCACGAAGGAGATCGCACGGGCTGCGGGGTTTTCGGAAGCCGCACTGTACAAGCACTTCGCGGACAAGACGGAGATCTTCCTCGGCGTGCTGGCCTCACAGCTGCCGCGGCTGGACGCGATGCTCAGCGACCTGACCCCGGGTCGCGGCACCCTGCGCGGCAACCTGGTCCGGGTCACGAGCACCGCGATCGGCTTCTACGCCGAGAGCTTCCCGATCGCCGCGTCCCTGTTCTCGTCGCAGGACCTGCTGACCGCGCACCGCGACGCCGTGCACGACCACGGTGCGGGTCCGCGTACCCCGGTTTCGCGTCTGTCCGGTTACCTCCGCGCGGAACGGAAACTGGGCCGCTTGCCGTCCACAGCGGACCCGGATTCGATGGCGGCCCTGTTGCTGGGCGCGGCTTTCCAGCAGGGTTTCCTGAAGCACTGGGACACCGAAGCAGTCGACGCCACCGCGCTGGCGCGTAAGCTCGTCAAGGCAGTCGTGCCGGTCTAG
- a CDS encoding GbsR/MarR family transcriptional regulator, producing MRDEEQVRRYVERLALVLTQLGIQRMAARVFAALIVTDDSRLTAGEIAEKLQVSPAAVSGAVRYLEQVALIEREREPGERRDHYRVLDDMWFASLRKRDRLMEMWRDAAEEGVDAVGADTPAGKRLAEMRDFLAFVIKELPTLLQRWERERVAR from the coding sequence ATGCGGGACGAAGAGCAGGTCCGCCGGTACGTCGAGCGGCTGGCCCTCGTGCTGACGCAGCTCGGCATCCAGCGGATGGCCGCGCGCGTGTTCGCCGCTCTGATCGTCACTGACGACAGCCGGCTCACCGCCGGGGAGATCGCGGAGAAGTTGCAGGTCAGCCCGGCGGCGGTGTCCGGGGCCGTGCGTTACCTGGAGCAGGTGGCGTTGATCGAGCGGGAGCGTGAACCCGGCGAGCGCCGCGACCACTACCGGGTCCTCGACGACATGTGGTTCGCGAGCCTGCGCAAGCGGGACCGGCTGATGGAGATGTGGCGGGACGCCGCGGAAGAGGGGGTCGACGCGGTGGGAGCGGACACCCCGGCGGGCAAGCGGCTCGCGGAGATGCGTGACTTCCTCGCGTTCGTCATCAAGGAACTGCCCACGTTGTTGCAGCGCTGGGAGCGTGAGCGCGTGGCGCGCTAG